One genomic region from Electrophorus electricus isolate fEleEle1 chromosome 25, fEleEle1.pri, whole genome shotgun sequence encodes:
- the LOC118240804 gene encoding glutamine amidotransferase-like class 1 domain-containing protein 3B, mitochondrial, with protein sequence MLAFRALTPKSCPSLVRIHTSARWSGARVAVVLSGCGVYDGTEIHEASASLGVEKDLNLSAIASIGDQSLGKRIKMV encoded by the exons ATGTTGGCATTTCGAGCCTTGACACCCAAATCATGTCCCTCTCTGGTGAGGATTCACACTAGTGCCCGGTGGAGCGGCGCTAGGGTCGCTGTG GTGTTGTCAGGCTGTGGGGTGTATGATGGTACAGAGATCCACGAGGCATCGGC GTCGCTAGGAGTGGAGAAGGACCTGAACCTGTCTGCCATCGCCAGCATAGGTGACCAGAGCTTGGGAAAGAGAATCAAAATGGTCTGA
- the LOC113587568 gene encoding glutamine amidotransferase-like class 1 domain-containing protein 3A, mitochondrial, with protein MLAFRALTPKSCPSLVRIHTSARWSGARVAVVLSGCGVYDGTEIHEASAILVHLSRGGAEVQMFAPDVEQMHVIDHRKGQPAEMETRNVLAESARIARGSIADLAKLSAGSHDAVIFPGGFGAAKNLSSFAVDGKDCSVNEEVERVLKDFHKAGKPIGLCCISPVLVAKVLPGVEVTVGHEEERGGRWPYAGTAQAIVALGGKHKVKEVTEAHVDMKNKVVTSPAFMCDTKLHLIFDGIGAMVRDVLKLTGK; from the exons ATGTTGGCATTTCGAGCCTTGACACCCAAATCATGTCCCTCTCTGGTGAGGATTCACACTAGTGCCCGGTGGAGCGGCGCTAGGGTCGCTGTG GTGTTGTCAGGCTGTGGGGTGTATGATGGTACAGAGATCCACGAGGCATCGGC AATCCTGGTGCACCTGAGTCGAGGAGGTGCAGAGGTCCAGATGTTTGCACCTGATGTGGAACAGATGCACGTTATAGACCACCGCAAGGGGCAGCCTGCAGAGATGGAAACCAG GAACGTGTTGGCAGAGTCGGCCCGCATCGCCAGAGGTAGCATTGCTGACCTGGCCAAGCTGAGCGCTGGCAGCCATGATGCAGTCATCTTCCCAGGGGGCTTTGGGGCTGCCAAAAACCT GTCATCCTTTGCTGTTGATGGAAAGGACTGTAGTGTGAATGAGGAGGTTGAGCGTGTCTTGAAGGACTTCCATAAAGCTGGAAAGCCCATTGG GTTGTGTTGCATCTCCCCGGTGCTAGTGGCGAAGGTGCTCCCTGGTGTGGAGGTGACCGTAGGCCATGAGGAGGAGCGAGGAGGCAGGTGGCCGTACGCCGGCACCGCCCAGGCCATCGTCGCACTCGGCGGCAAGCACAAGGTCAAGGAGGTCACC GAGGCCCATGTTGATATGAAGAATAAGGTGGTGACCTCTCCTGCGTTCATGTGTGACACGAAGCTACACCTGATCTTCGATGGGATTGGTGCAATGGTCCGGGATGTCCTGAAGCTCACGGGAAAGTGA
- the olig2 gene encoding oligodendrocyte transcription factor 2 — protein MDSDTSRVSSRPSSPEGDDLFLSAVKKSVGFSGAVSSTQSDSPPELGTDMRGLSSSDESGLGLKMFSKKDRKLLSESELQSIRLKINSRERKRMHDLNIAMDGLREVMPYAHGPSVRKLSKIATLLLARNYILMLSNSLEEMKRLVSEIYGGGSGSHHAGFHPSACGTLTHAAAPLPGHPAVSHASHPVHHPLLPPAVSTAASLTAPGLSAVASVRPHHGLLKAPSAGAGPLGSGFQHWGTGMPCPCSMCQVPPPHVSGMSSVSMPRLASDSK, from the coding sequence ATGGACTCCGACACGAGCCGAGTTTCCAGTCGACCCTCTTCTCCAGAAGGAGACGACCTGTTCCTGTCCGCCGTGAAGAAATCGGTGGGCTTCTCCGGAGCCGTATCCTCCACACAAAGCGACTCCCCGCCCGAATTAGGCACCGACATGCGGGGTCTCTCGAGCAGCGACGAGAGCGGGCTCGGGTTGAAGATGTTCTCCAAGAAGGACCGAAAACTTTTGTCCGAGAGCGAGCTTCAGAGCATACGCCTCAAGATCAACAGCCGCGAGAGGAAGCGCATGCACGACCTGAACATTGCCATGGACGGCCTTCGCGAAGTTATGCCGTACGCGCACGGGCCCTCTGTCCGCAAACTCTCCAAGATAGCGACGTTGCTTCTCGCGCGTAACTACATCCTCATGTTGAGCAATTCTCTGGAGGAGATGAAACGGCTTGTCAGCGAGATCTACGGCGGTGGCAGCGGCAGTCATCACGCGGGTTTCCACCCGTCTGCTTGTGGCACTCTGACGCACGCGGCAGCTCCGTTGCCCGGTCACCCCGCTGTGTCTCATGCGTCCCATCCGGTTCACCACCCGCTGCTCCCACCGGCCGTCTCCACCGCCGCTTCACTTACTGCGCCGGGTCTCTCAGCCGTGGCGTCGGTAAGACCACATCACGGACTTCTAAAAGCACCCTCGGCCGGCGCGGGCCCTCTCGGTTCGGGTTTCCAGCACTGGGGCACGGGAATGCCGTGTCCGTGCAGCATGTGTCAGGTCCCGCCGCCTCACGTGTCGGGGATGAGTTCTGTCAGCATGCCACGGCTGGCAAGCGATTCAAAATGA